GGAGACGTGATGGAGAAGGGCACCGGGTACTTCCTGTATGATCCCGCCTCGGCTGACCCCTCACGGGTCTTCCTGAACTGACCCAAGGACAGTCGAGATTCCGGGGGCGATGGGAGGTGTCATCAACAAGCTGTAGGGGCTTGCTGGGAACTGATTGCAGTTGCAAAAGATCACTTCAAGACTGATGGAGCCAAATTCCGAACAAGGAGTGTTGACAGTATGAGATCACGCAAGATCTCCTTGGCCCTTGCGCTCGTGGCAGTCGCGATGCTGGTATTCGGGTCTGTGGCCCATGCCTGCACCATCGTGGCAGTAGGAAAAGATGCCACAACCGACGGGTCCACGATGATCACACACAACGATGACTCCAGTGTCGCTGACTACCGACTCTGGATCATCCCCGAGCAGGATTGGCCGGAGGGATCCACCAGGGACATTGTCGTGGATGGGCACAACTACACTGGCGGCACCGTCGTCGGAACCATGCCCCAGGTGCCTCATACTTACCGGTACTTCCATTCCCGCTACTCGTTCATGAACGAGAAAGGCGTGGCCATGGGCGAGTCCACTTTCAGCTACGACCGGAACACCCCCCGCGAGCAAGAGATCTACAACACCATGGTCAAGAACAGCCCTGGCGTGATTGACTGCTGGCTCGCTCAGGACATCGCCCTCGAGCGGGCGTCGACCGCCCGCGAGGCGGTACGGATCATGGGCGACCTGGTGGAGCAGTACGGCTGGCTCGGTCCTGGTGAGACCATGGACATCACCGATGGTGAAGAAGTCTGGGTGGCGGAGTTCTACGGCCACGGCGTCTGGGCGGCCGTCAGGATCCCTGACGACCACTTCTTCGTGGCCGCGAACCGCGCCCGCATAGGCGAAATCGATCTCAACGACAAAGAGAACGTAATGGCTTCCCCGGACATCGTGTCCTTCGCGGTAGAGAAGGGCTGGTACGACCCGAACTCCGGCAAGCCTTTCGTCGTCTACGAGAACTACGCGCCCTGCGAGTCTCTGTACGCGAGCCGCCGCGAGTGGCGCGCGTTCGACCTCGTGGCTCCGTCCCTCGGGCTCAGCCCGCATGACTACAGGTTCCCGCTTTCGGTCAAGCCTGAGCGGAAGCTGTCCGTCCAGGACATCTGGGACATCAAGGCCGACTACTATGCGGGCACCGAGTACGACCTTTCCAAAGGCCCCGCAGCCGGACCTTGGGGATCCCCGCTCCGATACCCGAACTCTGACCCCCGCGGCGGCGCCTACGAGCGGAGCATCAACATGCACCGCACTTGCTACCTCCACATCGGCCAGGTGAAGAGCTGGCTTCCTGACCCGATCAAAGGGATAAGCTGGTACGGTTACGGCGCCCCTGACACCACCTACCTGACGCCGCTCTGGCCTGCCATGAAGGAACTCCCGAAGTTCTATCAGGTCGGCACGAGGTACGAGGAGTTCAGGAGAGACTCCGGATGGTGGGTCAACACCTACGTGCAGGAGATCGCGCACATGAGGTACCAGGCTGCGGTCAAGGACATCCACGCCTTCCGCAACCCCAGGATGGAGATGCTCTATCAGGTGACTCCGAAGGTCCAGGAGATCGCGGCAGAACTCTACAAGACCGATCCCGAGGCCGCGCTCAGCCTGATCCACGAGTTCGCATACACCAACGCCGTCGCCTGGCATGAGGACTGGAAGCTCCTCGGCGACAGGCTGCTCGGCAAGTACGCCTTCGGGTCCATAAACATGAAGGCCACGCCGTTCCCGCAGTGGTGGAACGACCTCATCGAGTTCAAACCGCTTGAAAGGTAAGGGCGTAGACGAACCAGAAGGGAACCAGGAAGGGTGACGCCGGGAGAAGTGCCTGGCGTCACCCTCTTGCCTTTTGTTCCTTTCGGGATTCCAAGCTCCGTTGATCCCTCCGATGCGCGCGAGTCAGAACATACTCCGGCTCTCGTCAATTCCGGAACGCCCGCAGAACGAGATTCAAGAGAGGAATGACTTCCGAAGGCAGACTCATTGCTGGGTCAGCCTCCTTTGTGCCAGCACCCTTCCTGTGATCTCCCCCACGTTCCCCGAACCGGTCAGGATCATCGCCCGGACCAGCTCGGAACGGATGGCCTGAAGGGTCAAGGCGACGCCTTCAGCCCGCGCCCCTACCGCCCCGAGGGCAAGGGGCCTGCCCACGAGGACGGCATCTGCGCCAAGCGCCAAGTACTTGAGCACGTCTATGCCGCGCCGGACCCCCCCATCGGCCAGTACCGCAATCTTGCCGCCGACCACCCGGACGATCTCTGGGAGCACCCATGCAACTCCTGGTGTATGGTCCAGTGCTCTGCCCCCGTGGTTGGATACGACGATCGCAGCCGCGCCGGCCCTGACCGCTATCTCGGCATCGCTCGGGGTCATGATACCTTTGAGTATCACTGGAAGCTTGGTGCTGGCCGTGATCTCGAGAAGATCATCGAGAGGCTTCGGCCCTACCGGCGCCCCTGCGAGCACCATGTTGAGAAACCCCGCAGCATCAACATCGATCCCAACTGCCATAACCCCGTGGTCCTCGGCTACTCGGATTTTCTCGATGATCGTCTTGTTTGGCAAGGGTTTGATGATGGGGATACCCTGGCCACCCGCAGCCTTTATGGCCTCAAGGCCGATTTTGAGGACCGCCATGTCCGGGCCGTCGCCGGTCATCGAAACCGTCCCCTCGCGGACACACCCTTCCACCATAGACCCGGCGAGGTCTGCCTCTGTCAAGACCGATCCGTAGTTCAGGGCGGCACCCGCAACCGCAGCACCTAGCACAGGCATAGAGAGGTCCCGTCCGAACAGACTCGCCCGGGTGTCGGGTCTGAACCGGTCATGTAATACCCTCATGTTGACCTTGACCGCGGCGAGGGCACGTACGTTGTCAATGAATGAGGAACCAGTCTCCACCCCCCCGACACCAGGCACTCTCCCTGCACATGCCCGTCCGTCACACACCGGGCAGACGTTGCATATTCCCTTGAGTCTCTCTCGGGCCCTTGCCCGAACTTCATCGAGTGTCAAAGGCATCCTGAGTCACCCTTCCCTAAGGACTTGCTGTTGCCGGATTTTCGCCACTCGTCTAGAGACTCCCTCCTTCTATTGACTTCCCTACTGGGCGCGGGTAAGATTTCCGTGTGTTAAGATCTCTGACCATGGAGGGACATCTTTGTGCCTCGAACAATCGATGAACTACTGACCCGCACCGTGCATCTAGGTGGCTCCGACCTCCACATCGCAGCAGGTTTCGTCCCGTGCGCACGAGTGGGCAGAATACTCAAACCCATAGATTCAAGCCCGGTATCGCCCGATGAGGCACGCTCGCTGGTTGAATCGATGATGGATCCAGAGCGGTTCAGGGAGTTCTGCCAGAGGCTCGAGGCAGAGTTCGCCCACACGGTTCCCGGCATAGGACGGTTCAGAGTGAATTGCTTCTTCCAGCGCGGGTCAGCGGGGTGCGTGTGCAGGTACATCCCCGAGCATGTTCCCGGATTTGAGGAACTCGGGCTGCCGGCACAAACCCTCAAGCAGATCTGTGCACTCCCCCGGGGTTTGGTCCTGGTCACCGGACCCACTGGGTGCGGGAAATCCACTACGCTCGCATCGATGATAGCCTACATAAACGACAATTACACCTATCATGTGATGGCCATAGAAGACCCTGTCGAATACGTCCACACCAATAGAAAATCCATCGTCAACCAGCGAGAAGTGGGCATCGACACCTTGAACTTCACTTCCGCGCTCCGTCACGTCCTTCGACAGAACCCGGACGTGATTCTAATAGGTGAGCTGCGTGATCTTGAAACCATATCAATCGCGGTCACCGCGGCTGAGACCGGACACCTCGTGTTCGGTACACTCCACACATATGACGCCCCGTCATCGGTCGACAGGATAGTGGATGTGTTTCCAGAACATCAGCAGCGGCAGATCAGAGTGCAGCTGGCTTCGTCGTTACAGGCGATCATCTCACAGCAACTCATCCCCCGTGTTGGCGGGGACGGTGTCGTACCCGCAGTCGAGATCCTTCTCGCCACCCCCGCAGTCAGAAACCTCATTCGGGAGAACAAGGCCTTCCAGCTTTACTCCGTCATTCAGTCCAACATGAGGATCGGCATGCGCACCATGAACCAGGCCCTGGCAGAGCTGTGCCGCCTGGGCCAGGTATCCGTGGACGAGGCCCTCACCAGATGCACCGATCCCGAGGAGTTCAAGTCTCTGGTGGCTTGCATTTGACGCTTGCCACAACCCACCCTCGGCAGGTCAGAGGAAAAACCTGTGCGAATTGATGGTGTACCAAGAAGGAGTTGGCATATTCCATGTGTAATGCTACTTCAACTATTGGCCTGACCAATGAACCGATGTGAACATCAGGGCAGTTGCGCGCGTGACAGAGGCTGGGTGCGCCGCGTTTTGGGAGGTGACGAATGGGGGAGAGGACGTCTTCGTATTCCCTTCGTGGATTGTCGTGGAGGAAACCCCGGTAATCTGAAAGGAGGGTCAAGTTGTGTCTTTGCCAGTCGGTCTTCTGGCCGTGATCGCGCTGGTCCCAATCCTGGTAGCTTTGGTGCTCATGACCGTCATGATGTGGCCTGGAAAGAAAGCCATGCCCATCGCCTGGCTGGTAACGGTAATCTTGGCTGCAATTTTCTGGAGGATGCCTGCCCAGTGGCTTGCTGCCGCCTCCATAAACGGTGCGCTCGGCGCCGTGAACATCCTCATAATCGTATTTGGCGCCATTCTCGTCATGAACACTCTCCAAAACAGCGGCGCGATGAAGACAATTAGCGCGGGTTTCTACGGCATTTCCCCTGACCGTCGCGTTCAGGCGGTAATCGTTGGGTGGTTGTTCGGCGCACTGATCGAGGGCGCAGCCGGGTTTGGAACACCGGCCGCACTCGCAGGGCCTCTCATGGTCGGCTTGGGGTTTCCGCCCATGGCCGCGGCGATGGTCGCCCTGATCTTCAACTGCACCCCCGTATCCTTCGGCGCGGTGGGAACCCCAATTCTCGCAGGTGTCTCTTCGGCCTTACGTGGCATCGTCGAGGCAGACCTGCCAGTGGGACTCGCATTCTCCCAGTTCCTGCACGACGTGGGCGTCTACACGGCCTTGGTGCACGGCATCTGCGGGACCTTCCTGCCGGTCCTGGGGATTGGAATGATGACTAAGTTCTTCGGTGAGAAGAAGAGCTTCCGGGAGGGCCTCGAGATCCTCCCGTTCGCGATCTTTGCCGGCCTCGCGTTCACCGTCCCATACTTCCTGATCGCCATGTTCATAAGCCCCGAACTCCCATCCCTGGCCGGGGCGGCGATCGGTCTAGTCATTGTGCTCTATGCCAGCTCCAAAGGGTTCCTTGTGCCCAAGCAGGCATGGGACTTCCCCGCCCGAAGCAAGTGGGAGTCCAACTGGGTAGGCACGCTCGAACCTGAGTCGAAGAGGGAGAAAGGCACCATGTCCATGTTCCTGGCGTGGCTGCCCTACCTCATGATCGTGGGCCTTCTGGTCATAACCAGAATCCCTGCGATCGGGCTCAAGCAGCTACTTACGTCTCCCAAGGTCACGATCAGCTGGGTCAATATTCTGGGCACCAACATCAAGTACTCCCTGCAGCCCCTGTATGTGCCGGGGATTATCCCATTCACCCTGGTCGGCCTGGTGACTTTCGTGATCCACAGCATGAAACCGGATGCTATCTCGAGGACTCTGCGCAAGACTTTCACTCAGATGGTCCCGGCCACTGTCACGCTCGTGTTCACAGTGGCTATGGTGGAGATCTTCAAAGCCTCGGGGACCCCCGCCAAGATCGACAGCATGCTGATTGTGATGTCTAAGGCCGCGGCCGATCTGGTTGGCAGGGCATGGCCCCTGTTCGCGCCTTTCGTGGGGATCCTCGGTGCGTTCATCGCGGGGTCCAACACTGTGTCGAACATTCTCTTCACCGGGTTCCAGTATGGTGTCGCCAAAGAGCTGGCGATATCCCGGTACATCATCATCGCCCTTCAGGTCCTCGGCGGCGCTGCGGGCAACATGATCTGCGTGCATAACGTGGTCGCAGCCTGCACAACGGTGGGCACCACGGCCATTGAGGGCGTGATTATCAGGAGAAACCTCGTGCCGTGTTTCGTCTACGGTGCGGCGGCGGGGATCATCGGGCTGCTCGCAGCCTACTTGATCGCTCCTGGCCTCTGGTGATACCCGGTTCATCTCCGGTGGCGGGCCACATGCGGACATCCGGCTGTGCTCGCAGGCGGGTGAGCGGGGTGCTAAGTACCCGCTCACCCGCGGCCCGACGCCTTTCCCCCGGGTCTCCCGGGCCTCCGCCCCTGGGGCAGACTCGATATCAAGAAGCGAGGGGGACGAAAACATGTGTGCACTCCCCGCAGACGTTCTGCTCGACCGCGTCACATCCATCGTGCCGCGTGAACATGTGCTGGCCAAGTTCGCTGACAGGCTCTGCTACTCTTACGATTCCACCAATATCGAACACATGCCGGATGTTGTGGTCCGGCCCGGTTCAGCCGGGGAGATCTCAGAGGTGCTCAAGCTCGCCAACGCCACGGGGACCCCTGTGTTCCCCAGAGGGGCCGGTACCGGGCTCTCGGGGGGATCCGTCCCTATCACCGGTGGGATCGTGATGGATCTGACCAGGATGAACAGGATCCTCGACATCGATACCGCAAACCTGCTCGCAGTGGTGGAGCCGGGCGTCGTGACTCTGGACCTTTTCAACAAAGCGGCCTCCCTGGGGCTTCTCTACCCTCCCGATCCCGGATCCAACACTGTCTCCACGATAGGCGGGAACGTGGCGGAAAACGCCGGGGGATTGCGCGGCCTCAAGTACGGAGTCACCAAGGACTACATCATGGCCTTGGAGATCGTCTCTCCCGAGGGCGGGATCTGGCGGTCAGGGTCCAAGACTGTCAAGTGCGTAACCGGGTACGACCTCACGAAGCTCATGGTCGGGTCCGAGGGGACACTCGGAGTGTTCACCAGCATTACGTGCAAGCTCGTGCCCATGCCTGAACACAGTGTGGCCATGCTCGCCGTGTTCGACGACATCGACCTGGCCGCGGCCACGGTCGCCGCCATCATAAGGGCTGGTATCCTTCCATCTACTCTGGAGTTCCTGGACCGCGTAACGTGCAACGTCATCGAGGACTTCAAACCCTGCGGTCTTCCGCGCGATGCCGAGGCTGTGCTCCTGTTAGAGGCAGATGGCGTGCTCGAAGCCGCAACCAAGCAGGCAAAGAAGATGACCGACATCGCCAGCCTTGAAGGCGCCCGCGAAGTCATCGTCGCCAAGAACGAAGAAGAGAAGGCAAGGGTCTGGTCAGGCAGGCGTGCGGCCCTCGGAGCGCTCGCCCGGGTGAGGCCGACCACGATCCTGGAGGACGCGACTGTGCCCAGGAGCGAGATCCCGGCGATGGTGAGGGCGGTCCGTGAAATCGCATCGAAGTACAACCTCATGATAGGCACGTTCGGCCACGCAGGTGACGGGAACCTCCACCCCACCATACTGACGGATGAGCGTGACCGGGAGGAGATGCACAGAGTGGAGGCAGCCATTGATGAGCTGTTCAAGACGGCCCTGGCCCTGGGAGGCACGCTCTCGGGTGAGCACGGGATCGGGCTTGCCAAGGCGCCCTTCCTCCACATGGAAATGGGTGAGGTTGGCCTCGCCACTATGCGAAGGATCAAGCAGGCCTTGGACCCGAAGAACATACTCAACCCCGGAAAAATGGCGCTCGAACTCGGAGGTGACCCGAGGTGACGACGATGAGTCGTGACGAGTTGCTGGATAGACTGATGCCCTGCATGAAGTGCGGGCTGTGCCGGGCCTCCTGCCCTATCTTCACCGAGGTCGGGGTCGAGACGTCCGTCGCCCGTGGGAAAGTCCGGTTGATCAAAGGCCTTTTGAGGGGCGAGTTCTCCCCGGACGATGACATCGCGTCCCGCATATACCTTTGCCTCCTGTGCAAGCAGTGCACGACTACTTGCCCGAGCGGAGTTGAAGTCGACGATATCATCGCGGGGGGCCGCGAGTATCTGGTATCCCAGGGGTACGCGCCTGAGCCAATGCGCATCCTCTCTGCCGCCCTGACTGAAGCGAGGAACATCACCGGCGAGCCCCGGGCCAACCGGACTCTGTGGATGGATGACCTTGAAACCAGACCCAGGCAGGTGGAACCCGGCCACACGGCCGGGGTCGACATCATCTACTACACCGGCTGCGTCGCCGCTCTGTTCCCAACCGTCTGGGCAATACCACAGTCACTTGTCCAGCTCTTCCGGCGCGCCGGGCTCAACTTCGCGGTCCTTGGGGGGGAAGAGTGGTGTTGCGGGTACCCGATGATGGGCGGGGGCATCACCGCTGAGCTCAAGGATTTCGTCAGCCATAACGTCGGGGCGATCGAGGAGACAGGGGCACGCACTCTCGTAACTGGATGTCCGTCCTGCTATCATGCGTGGAAATACGACTATCCCAGGATCGTCGGGCGAGACCTCCCATTCGAGGTAGTTCACTCGTCCCAGCTCCTTGAAGGCCTTATCCAGCAGAGGGCGCTGGCCCTTGGCCCGGTTGATTCCACAGTCACTTATCACGACCCCTGCGATCTTGGGAGGAAGAGCGGCGTGTTCGACGCTCCCAGGAACATCATCAGAAGCATCCCGGAGCTACAATTCCTGGAGATGGCGAAGAGCCGGGACAACGCCATATGCTGCGGCGGAGGCGGAAATCTGGAGATGCTCTTCCCCGATACCACCGAAGCCGTGGCGAGCCGAAAAATATCTCAGATCCGGGAGGTCGGCGCATCCACCGTGGTATCATCCTGCCAGCAGTGTAAGAGAACGATCGCGGCAGCAGTCCGGCGCGAAAAGGCCCGGGTGCGCGTGCTCGATATCGCTGAACTCCTCCTGAAGTCGGTGCAGGCCGCTGAGTAAGCCAGTCCACTGTGGACATTGGAGGGACTTGCATGGAACGATCTGAAAGACTCGCAGAGAAGGTCAAGGCGGGCCTTCTCGATCGGGACTCCAGGCGCGGGCGACGGGTGGCCCTGGACGTCATCGTCCCCAAGCATATCGAGAAGGCCAAACAGTACCCGGCTCTCTCTCGCCGGCTCCGCGAGGTCAAGGCCTACTCCATCG
This Bacillota bacterium DNA region includes the following protein-coding sequences:
- a CDS encoding PilT/PilU family type 4a pilus ATPase, translating into MPRTIDELLTRTVHLGGSDLHIAAGFVPCARVGRILKPIDSSPVSPDEARSLVESMMDPERFREFCQRLEAEFAHTVPGIGRFRVNCFFQRGSAGCVCRYIPEHVPGFEELGLPAQTLKQICALPRGLVLVTGPTGCGKSTTLASMIAYINDNYTYHVMAIEDPVEYVHTNRKSIVNQREVGIDTLNFTSALRHVLRQNPDVILIGELRDLETISIAVTAAETGHLVFGTLHTYDAPSSVDRIVDVFPEHQQRQIRVQLASSLQAIISQQLIPRVGGDGVVPAVEILLATPAVRNLIRENKAFQLYSVIQSNMRIGMRTMNQALAELCRLGQVSVDEALTRCTDPEEFKSLVACI
- a CDS encoding (Fe-S)-binding protein, translating into MSRDELLDRLMPCMKCGLCRASCPIFTEVGVETSVARGKVRLIKGLLRGEFSPDDDIASRIYLCLLCKQCTTTCPSGVEVDDIIAGGREYLVSQGYAPEPMRILSAALTEARNITGEPRANRTLWMDDLETRPRQVEPGHTAGVDIIYYTGCVAALFPTVWAIPQSLVQLFRRAGLNFAVLGGEEWCCGYPMMGGGITAELKDFVSHNVGAIEETGARTLVTGCPSCYHAWKYDYPRIVGRDLPFEVVHSSQLLEGLIQQRALALGPVDSTVTYHDPCDLGRKSGVFDAPRNIIRSIPELQFLEMAKSRDNAICCGGGGNLEMLFPDTTEAVASRKISQIREVGASTVVSSCQQCKRTIAAAVRREKARVRVLDIAELLLKSVQAAE
- a CDS encoding L-lactate permease, which codes for MSLPVGLLAVIALVPILVALVLMTVMMWPGKKAMPIAWLVTVILAAIFWRMPAQWLAAASINGALGAVNILIIVFGAILVMNTLQNSGAMKTISAGFYGISPDRRVQAVIVGWLFGALIEGAAGFGTPAALAGPLMVGLGFPPMAAAMVALIFNCTPVSFGAVGTPILAGVSSALRGIVEADLPVGLAFSQFLHDVGVYTALVHGICGTFLPVLGIGMMTKFFGEKKSFREGLEILPFAIFAGLAFTVPYFLIAMFISPELPSLAGAAIGLVIVLYASSKGFLVPKQAWDFPARSKWESNWVGTLEPESKREKGTMSMFLAWLPYLMIVGLLVITRIPAIGLKQLLTSPKVTISWVNILGTNIKYSLQPLYVPGIIPFTLVGLVTFVIHSMKPDAISRTLRKTFTQMVPATVTLVFTVAMVEIFKASGTPAKIDSMLIVMSKAAADLVGRAWPLFAPFVGILGAFIAGSNTVSNILFTGFQYGVAKELAISRYIIIALQVLGGAAGNMICVHNVVAACTTVGTTAIEGVIIRRNLVPCFVYGAAAGIIGLLAAYLIAPGLW
- a CDS encoding FAD-binding protein — encoded protein: MCALPADVLLDRVTSIVPREHVLAKFADRLCYSYDSTNIEHMPDVVVRPGSAGEISEVLKLANATGTPVFPRGAGTGLSGGSVPITGGIVMDLTRMNRILDIDTANLLAVVEPGVVTLDLFNKAASLGLLYPPDPGSNTVSTIGGNVAENAGGLRGLKYGVTKDYIMALEIVSPEGGIWRSGSKTVKCVTGYDLTKLMVGSEGTLGVFTSITCKLVPMPEHSVAMLAVFDDIDLAAATVAAIIRAGILPSTLEFLDRVTCNVIEDFKPCGLPRDAEAVLLLEADGVLEAATKQAKKMTDIASLEGAREVIVAKNEEEKARVWSGRRAALGALARVRPTTILEDATVPRSEIPAMVRAVREIASKYNLMIGTFGHAGDGNLHPTILTDERDREEMHRVEAAIDELFKTALALGGTLSGEHGIGLAKAPFLHMEMGEVGLATMRRIKQALDPKNILNPGKMALELGGDPR
- a CDS encoding alpha-hydroxy-acid oxidizing protein translates to MTLDEVRARARERLKGICNVCPVCDGRACAGRVPGVGGVETGSSFIDNVRALAAVKVNMRVLHDRFRPDTRASLFGRDLSMPVLGAAVAGAALNYGSVLTEADLAGSMVEGCVREGTVSMTGDGPDMAVLKIGLEAIKAAGGQGIPIIKPLPNKTIIEKIRVAEDHGVMAVGIDVDAAGFLNMVLAGAPVGPKPLDDLLEITASTKLPVILKGIMTPSDAEIAVRAGAAAIVVSNHGGRALDHTPGVAWVLPEIVRVVGGKIAVLADGGVRRGIDVLKYLALGADAVLVGRPLALGAVGARAEGVALTLQAIRSELVRAMILTGSGNVGEITGRVLAQRRLTQQ
- a CDS encoding C69 family dipeptidase; translated protein: MRSRKISLALALVAVAMLVFGSVAHACTIVAVGKDATTDGSTMITHNDDSSVADYRLWIIPEQDWPEGSTRDIVVDGHNYTGGTVVGTMPQVPHTYRYFHSRYSFMNEKGVAMGESTFSYDRNTPREQEIYNTMVKNSPGVIDCWLAQDIALERASTAREAVRIMGDLVEQYGWLGPGETMDITDGEEVWVAEFYGHGVWAAVRIPDDHFFVAANRARIGEIDLNDKENVMASPDIVSFAVEKGWYDPNSGKPFVVYENYAPCESLYASRREWRAFDLVAPSLGLSPHDYRFPLSVKPERKLSVQDIWDIKADYYAGTEYDLSKGPAAGPWGSPLRYPNSDPRGGAYERSINMHRTCYLHIGQVKSWLPDPIKGISWYGYGAPDTTYLTPLWPAMKELPKFYQVGTRYEEFRRDSGWWVNTYVQEIAHMRYQAAVKDIHAFRNPRMEMLYQVTPKVQEIAAELYKTDPEAALSLIHEFAYTNAVAWHEDWKLLGDRLLGKYAFGSINMKATPFPQWWNDLIEFKPLER